One segment of Xanthomonas oryzae pv. oryzae DNA contains the following:
- a CDS encoding M2 family metallopeptidase: protein MNPRLLLLALAVAVGTLSLSACRRDAAPPAKPVATKTAPAESADQFVARISAQYKAAYPETTAAQWLSSTYINGDSQLLAAKANERSLAQLDRWIEQSRQYAGTPMSADSARALQLLKLMSALPAPRDAAKLAELTRIAAKMEGDYGAGSYCVGEGEQRRCRQLGELEQVLASSRDYNEQLDAWQGWHSTARPMRKDYQRFVELANEGARGFGFADVGVLWRSGYDMPPAQLASETDRLWEQVKPLYVQLQCYARGKLDTQYGKDKGEVPGGLLPAHLMGNMWQQDWSNLWDLLQPYPGAGDLDITSALEKQYQGNLTAVLARNTGGVGGATARFNAEHEAQLRTAKQMTERAQEFYTSLGMPKLPDTYWQRSQFIKPLDRDVVCHASAWDMNMGGEANQNIGADVRTKMCIQPTEEDFTTIYHELGHLYYDLAYKPLPPLFQNGANDGFHEAIGDTIVLAMTPKYLQSIGMVGEQRTGREALINWQMRMALSKVAFLPFGLMIDRWRWGVFDGSITPEHYNQAWWELKAKYQGVAPVSARGEDFFDPGAKYHVPGNTPYTRYFLAHILQFQFYKSLCQAAGHQGPLYECSFYRNKDAGQKFWSMLQRGSSQPWQTTLKELTGNDKLDAGPMLEYFAPMSEWLKQQNQGQMCGWQAAAAAPASTTTAPAAPR, encoded by the coding sequence GTGAATCCTCGTTTGCTGTTGCTGGCGTTGGCTGTGGCTGTCGGCACCCTGAGCTTGTCGGCCTGCCGCCGGGATGCGGCACCGCCGGCCAAACCCGTCGCGACCAAGACCGCGCCGGCGGAGAGCGCCGACCAGTTCGTTGCGCGCATCAGCGCCCAATACAAGGCGGCCTATCCGGAAACCACCGCCGCGCAGTGGCTGTCGTCGACCTATATCAACGGCGATTCGCAATTGCTCGCGGCCAAGGCCAACGAGCGCTCGCTGGCGCAGCTGGATCGCTGGATCGAACAATCCAGGCAGTACGCCGGCACACCGATGTCAGCCGACAGCGCGCGCGCGCTGCAGTTGCTGAAATTGATGAGCGCCCTGCCCGCACCGCGCGATGCGGCCAAACTCGCCGAACTCACCCGCATCGCCGCCAAGATGGAAGGCGACTACGGCGCCGGCAGTTACTGCGTGGGCGAAGGCGAACAGCGCCGCTGCCGCCAGCTCGGCGAACTGGAACAAGTATTGGCCAGCAGCCGCGACTACAACGAACAACTCGACGCCTGGCAGGGCTGGCACAGCACCGCACGGCCGATGCGCAAGGATTACCAACGCTTCGTCGAGCTCGCCAACGAAGGCGCGCGCGGATTCGGCTTCGCCGACGTCGGGGTGTTGTGGCGCAGTGGCTACGACATGCCGCCGGCGCAACTGGCCAGCGAAACCGACCGCCTGTGGGAACAGGTCAAACCGCTGTACGTGCAGTTGCAGTGCTATGCGCGCGGCAAACTCGATACGCAATACGGCAAGGACAAGGGCGAGGTGCCTGGCGGTCTGCTGCCTGCACATCTGATGGGCAATATGTGGCAGCAGGACTGGAGCAATCTGTGGGATCTGCTGCAGCCCTACCCCGGGGCCGGCGATCTGGACATTACCTCCGCGCTGGAAAAACAGTACCAGGGCAACCTCACCGCAGTGCTGGCACGCAACACCGGTGGCGTTGGTGGCGCGACCGCACGCTTCAACGCCGAGCACGAAGCGCAGCTGCGCACCGCCAAGCAGATGACCGAGCGCGCGCAGGAGTTCTACACATCGCTGGGCATGCCCAAGCTGCCGGACACCTATTGGCAGCGCTCGCAGTTCATCAAGCCGCTGGACCGCGATGTGGTGTGCCACGCCAGCGCCTGGGATATGAACATGGGTGGCGAGGCGAACCAGAACATCGGCGCGGACGTGCGCACCAAGATGTGCATCCAACCGACCGAAGAAGACTTCACCACCATCTACCACGAGCTCGGCCACCTCTATTACGACCTGGCCTACAAGCCCTTGCCGCCGCTGTTTCAGAACGGCGCCAACGATGGGTTTCACGAGGCGATCGGCGACACCATCGTGCTGGCGATGACGCCCAAGTACCTGCAGTCGATCGGCATGGTGGGCGAGCAACGGACCGGCCGCGAGGCGTTGATCAATTGGCAGATGCGCATGGCGCTGAGCAAGGTGGCGTTCCTGCCGTTCGGTTTGATGATCGACCGCTGGCGCTGGGGCGTGTTCGATGGCTCCATCACGCCCGAGCATTACAACCAGGCCTGGTGGGAACTGAAAGCAAAGTACCAGGGCGTGGCGCCGGTGAGCGCGCGCGGCGAAGACTTCTTCGACCCTGGCGCCAAGTACCACGTGCCGGGCAACACGCCGTACACGCGCTATTTTCTGGCGCATATCCTGCAATTCCAGTTCTACAAAAGCCTGTGCCAGGCCGCTGGCCATCAGGGCCCGCTTTACGAATGCAGCTTCTACCGCAACAAGGATGCCGGGCAGAAGTTCTGGTCGATGCTGCAACGTGGTTCCAGCCAACCCTGGCAAACCACACTGAAGGAACTCACCGGCAACGACAAACTCGATGCCGGCCCGATGCTGGAATATTTCGCGCCAATGAGCGAATGGCTGAAGCAGCAGAATCAGGGGCAGATGTGTGGGTGGCAGGCAGCGGCTGCCGCTCCAGCTAGCACGACAACTGCGCCTGCTGCGCCGCGCTGA
- a CDS encoding phosphoethanolamine transferase has translation MSTWLPEPRRRSGLRALTWSTRPTVSTEALVLLSSLFFAFVCNQLFWRTAMATHPGSIGFGISLMALLVAVHALLLGIVVWRWNAKPLLTLLLFTTALAAHYMDSYNVYLDADMLRNVLHTDHKESRELLTPGLILPLLCYFLIPSALLWRTRLRARSVGKAFLVRAGFLLVVALVGAAGTMLSSQDISALMRNHREVRYLATPINYIVALRQNLKSDSPMKRAPKQPIEHDATATPRAPGSRPRLLLVVLGETARAQNWGLNGYARQTTPELAQTGVINFPDMHSCGTSTEVSVPCMFSPYGRRDYNEDMIRGHQSFLHVLEHAGISTLWRDNQSGCKGVCDGLELQTLDDATTPGLCADGRCMDEILLSDLAAQVRAKPGDRVVVLHQLGSHGPSYFERYPAQFERFKPVCKTADLGSCSRQDIVNAYDNSLLYTDHFLNQAIYTLRGLQDYDTAMIYLSDHGESLGEKGLYLHGVPYAIAPKEQTHVPMVMWFSPEFARDRGLDEACLRHRAGQYTDQDALFSSVLGLMQVKTSVYASERDLFAKCTGTTTLR, from the coding sequence ATGAGTACCTGGTTACCGGAACCGCGCAGGCGCAGTGGCCTGCGGGCGCTGACGTGGAGTACGCGGCCGACAGTGTCGACCGAAGCGCTGGTACTGCTGTCGAGTTTATTTTTTGCATTCGTCTGCAATCAGCTCTTCTGGCGCACGGCCATGGCCACGCATCCGGGCAGCATTGGATTTGGCATCTCGTTGATGGCGTTGCTGGTGGCCGTGCATGCGCTGCTGTTGGGCATCGTGGTGTGGCGCTGGAATGCAAAGCCGCTGCTGACGCTGTTGCTGTTTACCACCGCCCTGGCCGCGCACTACATGGACAGCTACAACGTCTATCTGGATGCGGACATGCTGCGCAACGTGCTGCATACCGATCACAAGGAATCGCGTGAGCTGCTCACGCCGGGCCTGATCCTGCCGCTGCTGTGCTACTTCCTGATCCCGAGCGCGCTGCTATGGCGCACGCGTCTGCGCGCGCGCAGCGTGGGCAAGGCGTTCCTAGTGCGGGCAGGTTTTCTGCTGGTCGTGGCGCTGGTAGGTGCTGCGGGCACCATGCTGTCATCGCAGGATATTTCCGCATTGATGCGCAACCATCGCGAAGTGCGCTACCTGGCCACGCCGATCAATTACATCGTGGCACTGCGGCAGAATCTCAAATCCGATTCGCCGATGAAGCGCGCGCCCAAGCAGCCGATCGAACACGACGCCACGGCCACTCCGCGTGCGCCGGGCAGCCGCCCGCGTCTGTTGCTGGTGGTGCTGGGTGAAACCGCACGCGCGCAGAACTGGGGCCTCAACGGCTATGCCCGCCAGACCACGCCGGAGCTGGCGCAGACCGGGGTGATCAACTTCCCGGACATGCATTCGTGCGGCACCAGCACCGAGGTCTCGGTGCCCTGCATGTTCTCGCCGTACGGGCGTCGCGATTACAACGAGGACATGATTCGCGGCCATCAGTCGTTCCTGCACGTGCTGGAACACGCCGGTATTTCGACGCTATGGCGCGACAACCAGTCCGGCTGCAAGGGCGTGTGCGACGGGTTGGAGCTCCAGACGCTGGACGATGCGACCACACCGGGTCTGTGCGCCGATGGCCGCTGCATGGACGAGATTTTGCTGAGCGACCTGGCCGCGCAGGTGCGCGCCAAGCCTGGCGACCGCGTGGTGGTGCTGCATCAACTGGGTAGCCACGGGCCGAGTTACTTCGAACGTTACCCGGCGCAGTTCGAACGCTTCAAGCCCGTCTGCAAGACCGCAGATCTGGGCAGCTGCAGCCGCCAGGACATCGTCAACGCCTACGACAATTCGCTCCTGTACACCGACCATTTCCTCAATCAGGCCATCTACACCCTGCGCGGTCTGCAGGACTACGACACAGCGATGATCTATCTCTCCGATCACGGCGAATCGCTCGGCGAAAAAGGCCTGTATCTGCATGGCGTGCCGTATGCCATTGCGCCCAAGGAGCAGACCCATGTGCCGATGGTGATGTGGTTCTCGCCGGAGTTCGCGCGCGATCGCGGCCTGGATGAAGCCTGCCTGCGCCATCGTGCAGGGCAATACACCGATCAGGACGCGCTTTTCTCGTCGGTACTGGGGTTGATGCAGGTCAAGACCAGCGTCTACGCGTCCGAGCGCGATCTGTTCGCCAAGTGCACAGGCACGACGACGCTGCGCTGA